The following coding sequences lie in one Arachis ipaensis cultivar K30076 chromosome B05, Araip1.1, whole genome shotgun sequence genomic window:
- the LOC107642810 gene encoding extra-large guanine nucleotide-binding protein 1 — NKEKGKLVASVKRQSGGQQGALPTKVKEIPQWLSFSYLHPPTGHSSSHNTPFLLHSPPTLVSFTRTQQLPILATSNHHSYTCSLIPTISHSFRCKIRNLFVPSLSHSPIQWPTRIPVILSNQTSNFPLSWFFSLTISPSFSPFSPAPHHGDQYSFALEYDGPPLPFDLPRAVPISVDDIPVASVVSQVPLSDTLSLPVVQPIVAPKNPTVKFSKELRTLGSEARVSKEVELGSERTVSPTSVIAFEDRVSQSNNVCELSGELSSSGAFEFSNVNYASGEFSDEGGSSRMLEESRGAGSSGTVEFCESFDKSGRSSSALRVSNELHQHEWASTESVLSLEYPSTRVSSLKAEDCGDARRPPVVTFDVDSDDALDGDFGGEEEAVTRPLKREPLTKGKKGSCYRCFKGNRFTEKEVCLVCDAKYCSNCVLRAMGSMPEGRKCVACIGFPIDESKRGNLGKCSRMLKRLLNELEVRQIMKAEKFCEVNQLPPEYIFVNGKPLAYEELVTLQNCPNPPKKLKPGNYWYDKVSGLWGKEGQKPSRIISPHLNVGGPIQPDASNGNTQVFINGREITKVELRMLQLAGVQCAGNPHFWVNEDGSYQEEGQKNTRGYIWGKAGTKLVCAFLSLPVPSKSSNSYGEQHSNLSSKAVPDYLDHAIIQKLLLVGCSGSGTSTIFKQAKILYNSVPFSDDERENIKLTIQSNVYAYLGVLLEGRERFEDECLGHLKKWQSSTPGNTGPGPESDEKTMYSIGTRLKVFSDWLLKTMVSGKLDAIFPAATREYAPLIEELWNDAAIKATYARRSELEMLPSVANYFLERAVKILRTDYEPSDLDILYAEGVTSSNGLACVEFSFPQSSPEETGETADLHDSLIRYQLIRVHARGLGENCKWLEMFEDVGMVIFCVSLSDYDQFTVDGNGCSTNKMVLSRKFFEAIVTHPTFEHMDFLLILNKVDQFEEKIEQVPLTKCDWFSDFHPTISRPRPNSNSNSINHNPSLGQLGSHYIAVKFKRLYSSLTGRKLYVSVVKGLEPGSVDAALKYAKEILKWSEERPNFSSSEYSMYSMEASSFSH; from the exons aataaagaaaagggAAAGTTGGTTGCTAGTGTAAAAAGACAAAGTGGTGGGCAACAGGGAGCCCTGCCCACAAAAGTAAAAGAGATTCCGCAATGGCTGTCATTTTCATATCTTCACCCTCCCACAGGCCACAGTAGTAGTCACAACACGCCATTTCTGCTGCATTCACCACCCACTCTTGTTTCTTTCACTCGCACGCAGCAGCTACCCATTCTCGCCACCTCCAACCACCATAGCTATACGTGTTCCCTCATTCCCACTATCTCACACTCCTTCCGCTGTAAAATTAGGAATCTTTTTGTCCCTTCACTCTCACATTCCCCTATTCAATGGCCCACCCGTATTCCTGTTATTCTCTCTAACCAAACCTCAAATTTTCCTCTTTCATGGTTTTTCTCTTTAACTATTTCCCCTTCCTTTTCCCCATTTTC GCCGGCGCCGCATCACGGAGACCAGTATTCCTTCGCCCTCGAGTACGACGGCCCGCCGCTCCCCTTCGATCTCCCCCGGGCGGTTCCCATCAGCGTCGACGACATTCCGGTAGCTTCCGTCGTCTCTCAAGTACCTCTCTCCGATACTCTCTCTTTACCCGTTGTGCAACCAATCGTGGCGCCCAAAAACCCCACCGTTAAATTCTCTAAGGAGCTCCGGACTCTCGGCTCCGAAGCTAGGGTTTCCAAGGAGGTCGAGTTAGGTTCGGAGAGAACGGTGTCTCCCACCTCTGTCATCGCCTTCGAGGACAGAGTTTCGCAGAGCAACAACGTCTGTGAGCTCTCGGGTGAGTTGAGTAGCTCCGGTGCGTTCGAGTTCTCTAACGTGAACTATGCCTCCGGCGAGTTTTCCGATGAGGGTGGGAGTTCCAGGATGCTGGAGGAATCGAGGGGAGCTGGAAGCTCCGGCACTGTGGAGTTTTGCGAGAGTTTTGACAAGTCAGGGAGAAGCTCGAGTGCGTTGAGGGTTTCGAACGAGTTGCATCAGCACGAATGGGCCTCCACTGAGTCTGTTCTGAGTTTGGAGTACCCTTCCACTCGGGTTTCTTCCCTGAAGGCTGAGGATTGTGGTGATGCTAGGCGCCCCCCTGTTGTTACCTTCGATGTGGATTCTGATGATGCTTTGGATGGGGATTTTGGTGGTGAGGAGGAAGCTGTGACTAGACCTCTTAAGAGGGAGCCTCTCACAAAGGGGAAGAAAGGGTCTTGCTATAGATGCTTCAAGGGGAATAGATTCACAGAGAAGGAGGTTTGCCTTGTCTGTGATGCAAAGTATTGTAGTAATTGTGTGCTCCGAGCTATGGGGTCCATGCCGGAGGGTAGGAAATGTGTTGCCTGTATTGGATTCCCCATCGATGAGTCAAAACGAGGGAATTTAGGGAAATGCTCACGGATGCTCAAGCGATTGCTTAATGAATTGGAGGTTCGGCAGATAATGAAGGCGGAGAAGTTTTGTGAAGTGAATCAGCTTCCACCTGAATATATTTTTGTTAATGGGAAGCCCCTTGCGTATGAGGAGCTGGTTACCTTGCAGAACTGTCCAAACCCTCCAAAGAAGCTGAAGCCTGGAAACTATTGGTATGACAAAGTGTCTGGTCTTTGGGGGAAg GAAGGGCAAAAGCCTTCCAGGATTATCAGTCCCCATCTGAATGTTGGAGGCCCCATCCAGCCTGATGCTAGCAATGGAAACACTCAAGTTTTCATCAATGGTCGGGAAATAACAAAAGTAGAGCTTCGGATGTTGCAG TTGGCAGGAGTTCAATGTGCTGGTAACCCACATTTTTGGGTCAATGAGGATGGTTCATACCAAGAAGAGGGACAGAAGAATACACGAGGGTATATATGGGGAAAG GCTGGAACCAAGCTTGTATGTGCTTTCCTGTCCCTTCCAGTACCTTCTAAATCTTCAAATTCTTATGGAGAACAACACTCCAACCTGTCTAGCAAAGCAGTTCCTGACTACCTTGACCACGCAATAATTCAGAAGCTTCTCTTAGTTGGTTGTAGTGGATCTGGAACAAGTACCATTTTCAAGCAG GCCAAGATTCTGTACAACAGTGTCCCCTTCTCAGATGATGAGCGTGAAAATATAAAGTTAACCATCCAGAGCAATGTCTATGCCTATCTTGGCGTACTCCTGGAGGGTCGTGAGCGTTTTGAAGACGAATGTTTGGGGCATTTAAAGAAATGGCAGTCTTCTACTCCTGGTAACACAG GGCCTGGACCAGAATCTGATGAGAAGACGATGTATTCCATTGGTACAAGGCTGAAAGTATTCTCTGATTGGTTGCTGAAAACTATGGTATCGGGCAAACTTGATGCCATCTTTCCAGCTGCTACACGCGAATATGCGCCATTGATTGAGGAGTTGTGGAATGATGCAGCCATTAAGGCCACATATGCAAGAAGAAGTGAACTAGAAATGTTGCCTAGTGTCGCGAATTATTTCTTAGAGCGG GCTGTTAAGATATTGAGGACTGATTATGAACCCTCGGATTTGGATATCCTCTATGCTGAGGGAGTTACTTCATCCAATGGTCTGGCTTGTGTGGAGTTTTCATTTCCCCAATCATCTCCTGAGGAAACTGGTGAAACTGCTGATCTACATGATTCATTGATTAG GTATCAACTTATTAGGGTGCATGCAAGGGGGCTAGGAGAAAATTGCAAGTGGTTGGAGATGTTTGAGGATGTTGGAATGGTCATTTTCTGTGTTTCCTTGAGTGACTATGATCAGTTTACCGTTGATGGAAATGGTTGTTCCACTAATAAGATGGTATTAAGTAGGAAGTTTTTCGAAGCCATTGTCACTCACCCAACTTTTGAGCATATGGACTTCTTATTGATATTAAACAAAGTTGATCAGTTTGAGGAGAAGATCGAACAAGTTCCGTTGACCAAGTGTGATTGGTTCTCTGATTTTCATCCAACAATTAGCCGACCTCGGCCCAATAGCAACAGTAACAGCATCAATCACAACCCCTCCCTTGGTCAGCTGGGTTCTCATTACATAGCGGTTAAGTTCAAGAGGCTTTATTCATCTCTTACAGGGAGAAAGTTG
- the LOC110262733 gene encoding uncharacterized protein LOC110262733: MASDACSSNTRRGIVEAGRQQELIAGYASSISLQPRDVKDGVAPKCFCEKYAICYMSKTDTNPNRLFFGCPLLKVTEAHCKFFLWVDDHIVRVREGEATRGSSDGKQNHVEEHLGMDNLIVHVEQRIVNLEKLLNRKSIQGELRKKTRETAAREKEASSTKSNH; encoded by the exons ATGGCTAGTGATGCATGCTCCTCAAACACGAGACGAGGCATAGTCGAAGCCGGCAGACAACAGGAACTGATAGCTGGATATGCAAGTTCAATTTCGCTGCAACCTAGGGATGTAAAAGATGGTGTGGCCCCAAAATGCTTCTGCGAAAAATATGCCATCTGTTACATGTCTAAGACAGACACTAACCCGAATAGGCTATTTTTTGGATGCCCATTGTTAAAG GTGACAGAAGCACATTGCAAATTCTTTCTCTGGGTTGATGACCACATTGTAAGGGTCAGAGAGGGGGAGGCTACAAGGGGATCGAGTGATGGGAAGCAGAATCATGTTGAAGAACATTTGGGAATGGATAACCTGATAGTACATGTAGAGCAAAGAATAGTAAACCTAGAGAAGCTACTGAACAGAAAAAGTATACAAGGAGAGTTGAGGAAGAAGACTAGAGAAACAGCTGCAAGAGAGAAGGAGGCTTCATCAACAAAGTCTAACCATTAG
- the LOC110262456 gene encoding uncharacterized protein LOC110262456, giving the protein MRNRKGKDNTFVERSLHESSESIDIASTNGIFNKNLYSLTQQVKESQQDKRHSFTNYECVNDVIDDKCDTRHVQIDVRDPLPSSLPCGNKQGSYMALFASMHRTL; this is encoded by the exons ATGAGGAACCGGAAGGGTAAAGACAACACTTTTGTTGAG cGGAGCCTCCATGAAAGCAGCGAATCCATTGACATCGCGTCCACGAAtggtattttcaataaaaatctcTACTCGTTAACACAG CAGGTGAAGGAGTCACAGCAGGACAAGAGACATTCATTCACGAACTATGAATGCGTTAATGATGTCATTGATGATAAATGTGACACGCGACATGTGCAGATCGATGTCCGAGATCCGTTACCATCGTCACTGCCTTGTGGCAACAAACAAGGATCGTACATGGCATTGTTCGCGTCGATGCATAGGACACTTTGA
- the LOC110271907 gene encoding protein FAR1-RELATED SEQUENCE 9-like, whose protein sequence is MEKTYETREMWSHCFLRDKFFGYIRTTSQCEGTNSLIRFYVNRKNTLIDFMHNLDRALKEYKNNELIADFKSQCSEPVMITSLEVYERYASCYFTQNIFKKIRNEIQRAGALNITVLSTTLDKVEFSVTALGDPAKDRRMEVDRGKNLFSCSCKLFESRGILCSHIFCAMKFENILEFPDSLIYKRWTKNAKNEFISTEMPVNDDIERVLKFRVGALASNCNKLCDIACKDLADFDEVQSELVNLVIRLQSRKQGKSTPNVNVEGINDPFVVKSKGAPSKRSSWRKKRACSNCHKYGHYYKHCPDLMQHSVDGNPRDQSYGNASAKDSGFSPERFANSSRSFSIKSEHHSGPNTKVRFVYSK, encoded by the coding sequence ATGGAAAAGACGTACGAAACTCGTGAGATGTGGTCCCATTGTTTCCTCCGAGATAAGTTTTTCGGTTACATAAGGACAACATCACAGTGTGAAGGTACAAATTCTCTCATCAGATTTTATGTTAATCGCAAGAACACCCTCATTGACTTCATGCATAACCTGGATAGGGCCTTAAAGGAGTATAAAAACAACGAATTAATAGCTGACTTTAAGTCTCAGTGCTCAGAGCCAGTGATGATTACCTCGTTGGAGGTATATGAAAGATATGCATCATGTTATTTCACGCAAAACATTTTCAAGAAAATTCGTAATGAGATTCAGAGGGCAGGGGCTTTGAATATAACGGTACTAAGCACAACCTTGGACAAGGTAGAGTTCAGTGTGACTGCTCTCGGAGACCCGGCCAAAGATCGACGGATGGAAGTTGATAGAGGTAAGAATCTGTTCTCGTGCTCGTGCAAGCTGTTTGAATCACGTGGTATTCTCTGTAGTCATATCTTCTGTGCCATGAAGTTCGAAAACATACTTGAGTTTCCAGATTCGTTGATATACAAAAGGTGGACAAAGAATGCAAAGAACGAATTTATTAGCACAGAAATGCCTGTGAATGATGACATCGAAAGGGTCTTAAAGTTTCGAGTTGGAGCATTGGCATCGAATTGCAACAAGCTGTGTGATATTGCTTGCAAGGATCTTGCAGACTTTGATGAAGTCCAGTCTGAACTTGTCAATTTAGTTATCCGCCTGCAGTCCCGCAAACAAGGCAAGTCAACTCCTAATGTTAACGTGGAAGGCATCAACGATCCCTTTGTTGTCAAAAGTAAAGGAGCCCCTTCCAAGAGGTCTTCTTGGAGGAAGAAGAGAGCATGCTCTAATTGCCACAAGTACGGTCATTACTACAAGCACTGTCCAGATCTGATGCAGCATAGTGTGGATGGTAACCCTCGCGATCAATCATATGGCAATGCATCGGCCAAGGACTCAGGTTTTAGTCCAGAAAGGTTTGCTAATTCTTCGAGGTCGTTCTCAATTAAGTCCGAACACCACTCAGGACCTAATACCAAGGTACGATTTGTTTATTCTAAATAG
- the LOC107640087 gene encoding protein FAR1-RELATED SEQUENCE 5-like, with amino-acid sequence MSIKEDDVKNDSDNDLGDDFDYQPNAEDDADDDDVDSLDSTSKSEEVCGVKRIADLMVEDIWNLEFRTEDEACQFYNAYSCWHGFVMRKDDVVKDNQGRIISRQLVCNKEGWRNMRYLDMDDRSRESRSLTRTKCPARLRVKLDYSCGRWKVSCFVESHNHDLTPPQFAHLVPANRRLTVTDRVQVENLHNFGVKSCHIMGYIAFQKGGYRHAGFTRKDLYNHIDRYHRAKVKNGDANAAINYLIGKSNNDPMFFGKYTFTSDERLEHIFLADGQSIIKYLCFGDIVAFDSTYKKNKYNKPLVIFSGCNHHGQTVIFGPGLLSDETTETYKWLLETFVEAMGGKSPKAVITDGDLAMRDAIKNVLPDATHRLCG; translated from the coding sequence ATGTCCATAAAGGAGGATGATGTAAAGAATGATTCTGATAATGATTTGGGTGATGATTTCGATTATCAACCGAATGCAGAAGATGATGCTGATGACGACGATGTGGATTCGCTGGATTCCACTAGCAAGAGTGAAGAAGTTTGTGGTGTAAAAAGAATAGCGGATTTAATGGTGGAGGATATTTGGAACCTGGAGTTTAGGACGGAGGATGAGGCTTGCCAATTTTATAACGCTTATTCTTGTTGGCATGGATTTGTAATGAGGAAGGACGACGTGGTTAAGGATAATCAAGGTAGAATCATTAGCAGGCAACTTGTTTGCAACAAAGAGGGCTGGAGAAATATGAGGTATCTTGATATGGATGATAGATCAAGGGAGTCAAGGTCACTAACGCGAACCAAGTGTCCAGCTCGGCTTAGGGTAAAGCTTGACTACAGCTGCGGTAGATGGAAGGTATCATGTTTTGTGGAATCTCACAACCACGATCTGACGCCACCCCAATTTGCGCATCTGGTACCGGCCAATCGTCGTCTAACTGTCACTGATAGAGTCCAAGTggaaaatcttcataattttggtGTCAAGAGCTGCCATATTATGGGGTATATTGCATTCCAGAAGGGTGGATATCGTCATGCTGGCTTCACACGGAAAGATTTGTACAACCACATCGATCGCTATCATCGGGCAAAAGTTAAAAACGGGGATGCCAATGCGGCAATAAACTATTTGATTGGCAAGTCAAACAACGATCCGATGTTCTTTGGAAAGTATACGTTCACTAGTGACGAAAGGCTGGAGCATATTTTTTTGGCAGATGGGCAGTCAATTATCAAATATCTCTGCTTTGGAGATATTGTTGCCTTTGATTCAACCTACAAGAAGAATAAATACAACAAGCCTTTGGTCATTTTCTCTGGATGCAATCATCACGGGCAGACTGTTATCTTCGGCCCCGGCCTACTATCCGACGAAACCACAGAGACGTATAAGTGGTTGTTGGAAACCTTTGTTGAAGCGATGGGTGGGAAAAGTCCAAAAGCAGTAATAACTGACGGAGACCTTGCCATGCGAGATGCAATCAAGAATGTTCTGCCTGATGCGACCCATCGGTTATGCGGATGA
- the LOC107640088 gene encoding protein JINGUBANG-like produces the protein MDGYNSDGNTRKPLITIDAPHLLETAQMAVDNDSLLSPLAKSPWSSHMNHNTNIGGDGFTNPNDEALVGSLVREEGHIYSLAATRDLLYTGSDSKNIRVWKNQKEFAGFKSNSGLVKSIVIAGEKIITGHQDGRIRVWKVSSRNEQIHRRIATLPTLRNYIKCSMRPSNYIEVRKNRNVLWIKHYDAISCLSVTEDYAFIYSASWDKTFKVWRASNFKCLESVVAHDDAVNSLVVAPEGLVFSGSADGTVKIWRREMQAKGTKHFFQQTLLKQECAVTALVINADGNVLYGGSSDGLVNFWVRGTKYEHMGILRGHKLAVLCLATAGNLILSGSADMGICVWKRTVSNEHVCLTTLTGHTGPVKCLAVEKDPEAMLNDKKWIVYSGSLDKSVKVWRVCENAPPSQHGHQQSRTSSEFPRVSSLRKMGSRRY, from the coding sequence ATGGACGGTTACAACTCCGACGGGAACACTAGGAAACCCCTTATCACCATTGACGCCCCACATTTATTAGAAACTGCTCAAATGGCCGTTGACAATGATTCCTTACTCTCTCCTCTTGCCAAGTCTCCATGGTCCTCTCACATGAACCACAACACCAACATTGGAGGAGATGGCTTCACCAACCCCAACGATGAAGCTCTCGTTGGCTCCCTCGTCCGCGAAGAAGGCCACATATACTCCCTCGCTGCCACCAGGGACCTTCTCTACACCGGCTCCGACAGCAAGAACATTAGGGTTTGGAAGAACCAGAAGGAGTTTGCAGGCTTCAAATCCAACAGCGGCTTGGTCAAATCCATCGTCATCGCCGGTGAAAAGATTATCACTGGCCACCAAGACGGCAGGATTAGGGTTTGGAAGGTGTCTTCGAGAAACGAACAAATACACAGACGCATTGCCACTCTTCCCACGCTCAGAAACTACATCAAGTGCTCCATGAGACCCAGCAACTACATCGAGGTTCGAAAGAACCGCAATGTGCTTTGGATCAAGCACTACGACGCCATCTCCTGCCTTAGTGTCACGGAGGACTATGCCTTCATATACTCAGCTTCTTGGGACAAGACCTTCAAGGTTTGGCGAGCCTCCAACTTCAAGTGCTTGGAGTCTGTGGTGGCGCATGACGACGCCGTTAACTCCTTGGTTGTGGCGCCGGAAGGCTTGGTGTTCTCGGGGTCCGCGGATGGCACTGTCAAAATCTGGCGGCGCGAGATGCAAGCGAAAGGAACGAAACACTTCTTCCAGCAGACATTGCTGAAGCAAGAGTGTGCGGTGACGGCACTGGTGATAAACGCGGACGGGAATGTTCTGTACGGCGGTTCGTCGGACGGGTTGGTGAACTTCTGGGTGAGGGGGACAAAGTACGAACACATGGGGATACTTCGGGGGCATAAACTGGCGGTGCTGTGTTTGGCGACGGCGGGGAACTTGATATTGAGTGGGTCGGCGGATATGGGGATCTGCGTGTGGAAGAGGACGGTTAGCAACGAGCATGTTTGCCTGACGACGTTGACCGGTCACACTGGACCGGTGAAGTGTCTGGCGGTGGAGAAGGACCCGGAGGCCATGTTGAATGACAAGAAGTGGATTGTGTATAGCGGCAGCTTGGACAAATCCGTCAAGGTTTGGAGAGTTTGCGAGAACGCGCCGCCCTCCCAACACGGCCACCAGCAATCTCGTACTAGTTCCGAGTTCCCCAGAGTCTCTTCTTTGAGGAAAATGGGTTCCAGAAGATACTAA